The following are from one region of the Amycolatopsis sp. QT-25 genome:
- a CDS encoding 2-hydroxymuconate tautomerase — MPMISVSMFPGRTAEQKQALVREVTDAFVRTCGGKPEGVWVTITEVPAEHWASGGTLFSER, encoded by the coding sequence ATGCCGATGATCAGCGTTTCGATGTTCCCCGGCCGTACGGCCGAGCAGAAGCAGGCCCTCGTACGCGAGGTGACCGATGCCTTCGTCCGCACCTGTGGCGGCAAGCCCGAAGGCGTCTGGGTGACGATCACCGAGGTTCCCGCCGAACACTGGGCGTCCGGCGGGACTCTCTTCTCCGAGCGCTGA
- a CDS encoding TIGR03085 family metal-binding protein, which produces MGVAGDERRALSELFEEVGPDAPTLCTGWKTRDLAAHLLVRERRPDAAPGILVPALASYTQRVQDAYAARPWSEVVGKVRSGPAWFWPTSIGALDEVVNGPEFLVHHEDVRRGQPGWEPRPAAPARDAAAWKSAKQASKLNLRKAPVGVILKTPEGREARVKEGPDTVTVIGAPIELLLFVFGRDAVRLTFEGDAYAVDRLRKHDRGL; this is translated from the coding sequence ATGGGAGTCGCCGGAGACGAACGTCGTGCGTTGAGCGAGCTTTTCGAAGAGGTCGGCCCGGACGCGCCGACCTTGTGCACGGGCTGGAAGACGCGGGATCTGGCGGCGCATCTGCTGGTCCGCGAGCGACGGCCCGACGCGGCGCCCGGCATCCTGGTCCCGGCGCTGGCGTCGTACACGCAGCGGGTGCAGGACGCCTACGCCGCGCGACCCTGGTCCGAGGTGGTCGGCAAGGTCCGGTCCGGCCCCGCCTGGTTCTGGCCGACGTCGATCGGCGCGCTCGACGAGGTGGTGAACGGCCCGGAGTTCCTGGTGCACCACGAGGACGTCCGCCGGGGACAGCCCGGCTGGGAGCCGCGCCCGGCCGCGCCCGCGCGGGACGCGGCGGCGTGGAAGTCGGCGAAGCAGGCATCGAAGCTGAACTTACGCAAAGCACCGGTCGGCGTGATCTTGAAGACTCCCGAAGGCCGCGAAGCGCGGGTGAAGGAAGGCCCGGACACGGTGACGGTGATCGGCGCGCCGATCGAGCTGCTGCTGTTCGTCTTCGGTCGCGACGCCGTCCGTCTCACCTTCGAGGGTGACGCTTACGCGGTGGACAGGCTCCGCAAGCACGACCGCGGGCTCTAA
- a CDS encoding DNA starvation/stationary phase protection protein, translating into MGKSPIKSPLSDADKEITGNALQATLVDLVDLSLIAKQAHWNVVGANFRSAHLQLDELVATARQYVDEVAERANAIGISPNGQAKAVVESSGLPAYPDNWQSVESTVAAIVDILAALIERLRKRIDETDKSDLVTQDLLIAITQELEKAHWMWQAQQA; encoded by the coding sequence ATGGGCAAGTCTCCGATCAAGAGTCCGCTGAGCGACGCCGACAAGGAGATCACCGGTAACGCCTTGCAGGCCACGCTGGTCGATCTGGTCGACCTGTCGCTGATCGCGAAGCAGGCCCACTGGAACGTCGTCGGCGCGAACTTCCGCAGCGCGCACCTGCAGCTCGACGAGCTGGTCGCCACCGCGCGCCAGTACGTGGACGAGGTCGCCGAACGCGCCAACGCCATCGGCATCTCGCCGAACGGCCAGGCGAAGGCCGTCGTGGAGAGCTCCGGGCTCCCGGCCTATCCCGACAACTGGCAGTCCGTCGAGTCCACGGTCGCCGCGATCGTCGACATCCTCGCCGCGCTGATCGAGCGGCTGCGCAAGCGCATCGACGAGACCGACAAGAGCGACCTGGTCACCCAGGATCTGCTCATCGCGATCACCCAGGAGCTCGAGAAGGCGCACTGGATGTGGCAGGCGCAGCAGGCCTGA
- a CDS encoding organic hydroperoxide resistance protein has translation MAEALYTAVATARGDGRNGEVTSSDGVIDESLAIPKGMGGPGGDKTNPEQLFAAGYSACFHSALQLVARQAKVTLDGSTVTAEVSVLKQGAGFGLGVALKVSLPGLEQAQADQLVEQAHQVCPYSNATRGNIEVALSATV, from the coding sequence ATGGCTGAGGCTCTGTACACCGCTGTGGCCACCGCTCGCGGCGACGGCCGCAACGGTGAGGTCACGTCCTCTGACGGCGTCATCGACGAGTCGTTGGCGATCCCGAAGGGGATGGGCGGCCCGGGCGGGGACAAGACCAACCCCGAGCAGCTCTTCGCCGCCGGCTACTCCGCCTGCTTCCACTCCGCGTTGCAGCTCGTCGCGCGCCAGGCGAAGGTGACGTTGGACGGCTCCACCGTGACCGCCGAGGTCAGCGTGCTCAAGCAGGGCGCGGGCTTCGGTCTGGGTGTGGCGCTCAAGGTTTCGCTGCCCGGCCTGGAACAGGCGCAGGCCGATCAGCTCGTCGAGCAGGCGCACCAGGTGTGCCCCTACTCGAACGCGACCCGCGGCAACATCGAGGTCGCACTGTCCGCGACGGTCTGA
- a CDS encoding NAD(P)H-dependent oxidoreductase translates to MTSTNAVHVLGIGGSLRAGSQSERALRIALGGAAEAGVTTELISGPELVLPFYDTASTERPERAVRLVEAIRRADGIIVVSPGYHGALSGLVKNALDYVEDLREDTRPYLDGRAVGLAAVAFGWQAAVTTLEQLRTITHALRGWATPLGGSINTAETKFDEAGGASDEKSVRTLRLLGSQVAEFASSRAGH, encoded by the coding sequence GTGACTTCGACGAACGCGGTTCATGTCCTCGGTATCGGCGGCTCCCTGCGGGCCGGTTCGCAATCCGAGCGCGCGCTGCGCATCGCGCTGGGTGGCGCGGCCGAAGCGGGAGTCACCACCGAGCTCATCTCCGGCCCCGAGCTGGTGCTGCCGTTCTACGACACCGCGTCGACCGAACGGCCCGAACGGGCCGTGCGCCTGGTCGAGGCGATCCGCCGGGCCGACGGGATCATCGTGGTCTCGCCCGGCTACCACGGCGCGTTGTCCGGTCTGGTCAAGAACGCCTTGGACTACGTCGAAGACCTGCGCGAAGACACCCGTCCGTATCTCGACGGCCGCGCGGTCGGCCTCGCCGCCGTCGCGTTCGGCTGGCAGGCAGCGGTCACCACGCTGGAGCAACTGCGCACGATCACGCACGCGTTGCGTGGCTGGGCCACCCCCTTGGGTGGTTCGATCAACACCGCGGAGACCAAGTTCGACGAAGCGGGCGGCGCATCGGACGAGAAGAGCGTCCGCACCCTTCGCCTGCTGGGCAGCCAGGTCGCCGAGTTCGCGTCGAGTCGCGCCGGTCACTAG
- a CDS encoding alpha/beta hydrolase: MATPLQIRAEAAFSQLAFWLPKPVRRVIAGPPLRLDGQELALDAQLLLRLQKLVKASLVRGSVEESRSMLLASRHLVSGQPIEPVATRELLIPTGDGDVPATLYTPAGLPDPSALLVFFHGGGWVVGSRASHDNTVRYLAKQAGVRVLSVEYRLAPETRFPGATEDAIAAFEYAFAKARDLGADPARIAVGGDSAGGNLAAVTAQQAVKRGGGVPAFQLLFYPATDFTVRRRSRELFAKDLFLTDTDMTWFEGHYVPKGTDLHDPKLSPLHGDVSGLPPAYIATAGFDPLRDEGEAYAEKLRKAGVPVALSRQPDLIHGYVNFLGVGRRFREATAEAAGALRLGLAPK, translated from the coding sequence ATGGCGACACCGCTCCAGATCCGTGCCGAGGCCGCGTTTTCGCAGCTGGCGTTCTGGCTCCCGAAGCCGGTCAGAAGGGTCATCGCCGGACCCCCGCTCCGCCTCGACGGCCAAGAACTCGCGCTCGACGCCCAGCTTCTGCTCCGCCTGCAGAAACTGGTGAAGGCATCGTTGGTACGGGGAAGTGTCGAAGAGTCGCGCAGCATGCTCCTGGCGAGCAGGCATCTGGTCAGCGGACAGCCGATCGAACCGGTCGCCACCCGGGAGCTGCTCATTCCCACCGGTGACGGCGACGTGCCCGCCACGCTCTACACGCCGGCCGGGCTGCCGGATCCGTCCGCGCTGCTCGTGTTCTTCCACGGTGGCGGCTGGGTGGTCGGCAGCCGCGCCTCACACGACAACACCGTCCGCTATCTGGCGAAACAGGCGGGCGTGCGGGTTCTTTCGGTGGAGTACCGGCTCGCGCCGGAGACGCGGTTCCCCGGTGCCACCGAAGACGCGATCGCGGCCTTCGAGTACGCCTTCGCGAAGGCACGCGACCTGGGTGCCGACCCGGCCCGCATCGCCGTCGGCGGTGACAGCGCGGGCGGGAACCTCGCGGCGGTCACCGCGCAGCAGGCGGTGAAACGCGGCGGCGGAGTCCCGGCGTTCCAGTTGCTGTTCTATCCGGCGACCGATTTCACCGTGCGCCGCCGCTCCCGGGAACTGTTCGCGAAGGACCTGTTCCTCACCGATACGGACATGACCTGGTTCGAAGGGCATTACGTGCCGAAGGGCACCGATCTCCACGACCCGAAACTTTCGCCGCTGCACGGCGACGTATCCGGCTTGCCGCCCGCGTATATCGCGACGGCCGGTTTCGACCCGCTGCGTGACGAGGGCGAGGCGTACGCGGAGAAGCTGCGGAAGGCCGGGGTCCCGGTGGCGCTCAGCCGCCAGCCGGACCTGATCCACGGGTACGTCAACTTCCTCGGCGTCGGACGGCGGTTCCGGGAGGCGACGGCCGAAGCGGCGGGCGCCCTGCGGCTGGGTCTCGCGCCGAAGTGA
- a CDS encoding catalase — protein sequence MSLPTTNNVGIPVASDNDSLTAGANGPILLQDHYLIEKNAQFNRERVPERVVHAKGGGAHGFLEVTEDVSQFTKAALFQPGVRTESLARFSSVAGETGSPDTWRDPRGFAVKFYTAEGNYDLVGNNTPVFFIRDPIKFPDFIHSQKRRADNHLRDHDIQWDFWTLRPESAHQVTWLMGDRGIPSNWREMDGFGSHTYLWENAGGEKFWVKYHFKTDQGIGYLAQADADRIAGEDSDYYIRDLFKHIKQGEHPSWTLYVQVMPYAEAADYRFNPFDLTKVWPKGDYPLIKVGRWVLDRNPANYFAEIEQAAFEPSNLVPGIGPSPDKMLQGRLFAYPDAHRYRIGANYTQLPVNAPKSPVNSYSRDGAMRYHNPGDPVYAPNSYGGPHASAEIASETASGYGIEDEVIRSAYKLHAEDDDFGQPGTLVREVMDDEQRERLANNIIGHASNDVSRPVLERVFQYWRNVDKDLGDKVADAFRE from the coding sequence GTGAGTTTGCCGACCACGAACAACGTGGGCATCCCCGTCGCGAGCGACAACGACTCGCTGACGGCGGGCGCCAACGGCCCGATCCTGCTCCAGGACCACTACCTGATCGAAAAGAACGCCCAGTTCAACCGGGAGCGCGTGCCGGAACGCGTCGTGCACGCCAAGGGCGGCGGCGCGCACGGGTTCCTCGAGGTCACCGAAGACGTCAGCCAGTTCACGAAGGCCGCCCTGTTCCAGCCCGGTGTGCGCACCGAGAGCCTGGCCCGCTTCTCCTCGGTCGCCGGCGAAACCGGCTCGCCCGACACGTGGCGTGACCCGCGCGGCTTCGCGGTGAAGTTCTACACCGCCGAGGGCAATTACGACCTCGTCGGCAACAACACCCCGGTGTTCTTCATCCGCGACCCCATCAAGTTCCCCGACTTCATCCACTCGCAGAAGCGCCGCGCCGACAACCACCTGCGCGACCACGACATCCAGTGGGATTTCTGGACGCTGCGCCCCGAGTCGGCGCACCAGGTCACCTGGCTGATGGGCGACCGCGGCATCCCGTCGAACTGGCGGGAGATGGACGGCTTCGGCTCGCACACCTATCTGTGGGAGAACGCCGGCGGCGAGAAGTTCTGGGTCAAGTACCACTTCAAGACCGATCAGGGCATCGGCTACCTGGCGCAGGCCGACGCCGACCGCATCGCCGGTGAGGACTCGGACTACTACATCCGGGACCTGTTCAAGCACATCAAGCAGGGCGAGCACCCCAGCTGGACGCTGTACGTCCAGGTGATGCCCTACGCCGAGGCCGCGGACTACCGCTTCAACCCGTTCGACCTGACCAAGGTGTGGCCCAAGGGCGACTACCCGCTGATCAAGGTCGGCCGCTGGGTGCTCGACCGCAATCCGGCGAACTACTTCGCGGAGATCGAGCAGGCCGCGTTCGAGCCGTCCAACCTGGTGCCGGGCATCGGTCCGTCGCCGGACAAGATGCTGCAGGGCCGCCTGTTCGCGTACCCGGACGCCCACCGCTACCGGATCGGCGCGAACTACACGCAGCTGCCGGTCAACGCGCCGAAGTCCCCGGTGAACAGCTACTCGCGCGACGGCGCGATGCGCTACCACAACCCGGGCGACCCGGTGTACGCGCCGAACTCCTACGGCGGGCCGCACGCGAGCGCGGAGATCGCTTCCGAGACCGCGTCGGGCTACGGCATCGAGGACGAGGTCATCCGGTCGGCGTACAAACTGCACGCCGAGGACGACGACTTCGGCCAGCCGGGCACGCTGGTCCGCGAGGTGATGGACGACGAGCAGCGTGAGCGGCTCGCGAACAACATCATCGGCCACGCCTCGAACGACGTCTCGCGTCCGGTGCTCGAGCGGGTCTTCCAGTACTGGCGGAACGTCGACAAGGACCTCGGCGACAAGGTCGCGGACGCCTTCCGCGAGTAA
- a CDS encoding MFS transporter, whose protein sequence is MLLMFLARLPMTAMGVTMTLYVVDDLGRGYGAAGLVGAATTLGSAIGAPLVGRYIDRYGLRPVVAICGLASSAFWISAPYLPYQALLAVALPAGVLSVPAGTLARLVLTALVPLEQRRAAYSLDTILVEASFMIGPAAGIMAITQLPAVYALTGIGICFVISATLIYRQNPPIRAEADTEVHTGERPTVRSWLTGRLVMAMFIAAGALFCLIGMELAALATLRASGDIGWSGLLITLMCVASVLGGAIHGAVRRSLSQGTLMLLLAVLTLPVGLITEPWWLLAIVLFPSNVLCAPTLAASTETVSAAAPPRVRGEAMGLLDAASRIGLAIGSPIIGFVIDRSGPGWGFAAAALGALAIASVGLFWRRSRTPARVPALTSS, encoded by the coding sequence ATGCTGTTGATGTTCCTGGCCAGGCTCCCGATGACGGCCATGGGCGTGACGATGACGCTGTATGTGGTCGACGACCTCGGCCGCGGCTACGGCGCGGCCGGGCTGGTCGGTGCCGCCACCACGCTCGGCAGCGCGATCGGGGCACCGCTCGTCGGCCGGTACATCGACCGCTACGGGCTGCGGCCGGTGGTCGCGATCTGCGGGCTGGCCTCGTCGGCCTTCTGGATCAGCGCCCCGTATCTGCCGTATCAGGCGCTGCTGGCGGTCGCGCTCCCCGCGGGGGTGCTGTCGGTGCCCGCCGGAACGCTCGCGCGGCTGGTGCTCACCGCGCTCGTGCCGCTGGAGCAACGGCGGGCGGCCTACTCACTGGACACGATCCTGGTGGAAGCGTCGTTCATGATCGGACCGGCGGCGGGGATCATGGCGATCACGCAGCTGCCCGCAGTCTACGCCCTCACCGGCATCGGGATCTGCTTCGTGATTTCGGCGACGCTGATCTACCGGCAGAACCCGCCGATCCGCGCCGAAGCCGACACCGAGGTGCACACCGGGGAGCGGCCGACCGTGCGGAGCTGGCTCACCGGACGGCTCGTGATGGCGATGTTCATCGCCGCCGGCGCGCTGTTCTGCCTGATCGGCATGGAACTCGCCGCCTTGGCGACGCTGCGCGCGAGCGGCGACATCGGCTGGTCCGGGCTGCTGATCACGCTGATGTGCGTGGCGTCGGTGCTCGGCGGCGCGATCCACGGCGCGGTCCGGAGGTCGCTCTCGCAGGGCACGCTGATGCTGCTGCTCGCGGTGCTCACCCTGCCGGTCGGGCTGATCACCGAGCCGTGGTGGCTGCTGGCGATCGTGCTGTTCCCGAGCAACGTGCTGTGCGCGCCGACGCTCGCGGCGAGCACGGAGACGGTCAGCGCGGCGGCGCCGCCGCGGGTGCGCGGCGAGGCGATGGGCCTGCTGGACGCGGCCAGCCGGATCGGGCTGGCGATCGGGAGCCCGATCATCGGGTTCGTGATCGACCGATCCGGCCCCGGCTGGGGTTTCGCGGCCGCGGCGCTGGGCGCGCTGGCGATCGCTTCGGTCGGCTTGTTCTGGCGCCGCTCCCGCACCCCCGCCCGGGTGCCCGCGCTCACTTCCTCCTGA
- a CDS encoding helix-turn-helix transcriptional regulator — protein MSDSTRFDGQSDELRRFGARVREIRKWRDLSVRTTADLAGLSYGFVAKVERGEKPVNNRQTLEALALALRVDPGEFTGVPEKAGRATVDSYDAANTLGDLLSGWWVGEVPDAPGRPLPEVLSGLMEFHASRNRSGKSGAGDYPTQVAKLAPLIRDLLAIAADPVVGRQALAPLLTAYHVAGSISARLRVPSMPSMAAERMKQVADLLDDQVWQSVAAWGRAHFISSTDRPRQYALAVSAADAAPPDRLETRGMSNLTAALAAAAQGKGDLAETHLSEAAALAERIEPDVSPWPAGIMQFGRTNAGIFHVSIGVELGYGPRVAEIAATVRPETISAARASAFWTDFGRGLMESRKHRDAGVDALLRAESLAPSQVYRNQFVRAAVSHALPTAHRDATGRNLRGLAWRMGLAPTG, from the coding sequence ATGTCCGACTCGACCAGATTTGACGGCCAGTCTGACGAACTCCGGCGGTTTGGCGCCCGAGTCCGAGAGATTCGAAAATGGCGTGACCTTAGTGTCCGCACGACTGCTGATCTTGCCGGGCTCTCCTATGGCTTTGTGGCCAAGGTAGAGCGTGGCGAGAAACCGGTGAACAACCGGCAAACGCTGGAGGCACTGGCCCTAGCGTTGCGGGTAGACCCCGGCGAATTCACCGGCGTTCCCGAGAAAGCAGGACGTGCGACAGTCGATTCGTACGATGCCGCGAACACGCTAGGCGACCTTCTTAGTGGCTGGTGGGTTGGCGAGGTTCCGGACGCTCCCGGTCGACCGTTGCCCGAGGTTCTATCCGGACTGATGGAATTTCACGCCTCGCGGAATCGTTCGGGAAAGTCTGGCGCTGGTGACTATCCAACCCAAGTCGCGAAGCTGGCACCGCTGATCCGTGATCTGCTCGCGATCGCGGCCGACCCGGTGGTCGGCCGCCAGGCTCTCGCGCCGCTGCTGACCGCGTACCACGTCGCGGGCTCTATCTCCGCGCGGCTTCGGGTGCCGAGTATGCCGTCGATGGCCGCGGAGCGTATGAAACAGGTAGCCGATCTCCTCGACGATCAGGTGTGGCAGTCGGTCGCGGCTTGGGGTCGAGCACATTTCATCTCGTCCACAGACCGGCCGCGACAGTACGCACTCGCCGTGTCGGCTGCTGATGCGGCACCGCCGGATCGGTTGGAGACGCGAGGAATGTCGAACCTCACCGCCGCTCTGGCCGCGGCCGCCCAGGGTAAGGGCGATCTCGCCGAGACTCATCTGTCGGAAGCTGCTGCGCTCGCTGAGCGAATCGAGCCGGACGTGTCGCCGTGGCCTGCAGGGATCATGCAGTTTGGCCGAACGAATGCCGGCATCTTCCATGTGTCGATCGGCGTCGAGCTAGGGTATGGCCCTCGTGTCGCTGAGATCGCGGCGACGGTACGCCCGGAGACCATCTCGGCCGCGCGGGCGTCGGCGTTCTGGACAGACTTCGGACGGGGTCTGATGGAGTCCCGTAAGCATCGAGATGCGGGAGTCGACGCGTTGCTGCGAGCCGAGTCGCTAGCGCCGTCGCAGGTGTACCGCAACCAGTTCGTGCGCGCGGCGGTATCGCACGCTCTGCCCACGGCGCATCGAGACGCGACCGGCCGAAATCTGCGAGGTTTGGCCTGGCGTATGGGGCTTGCCCCAACCGGGTGA
- a CDS encoding collagen-like protein, translating into MTRQERDDKLAEGLALVREGADESAAVTARREVWRHSWPRLAVAVALLSLVVSAGAVWALTGLYDYQASTDAAVSVLRTQANEAKSAGDRANAELRARGQATVAIPQPGQAPDTDVIVGAATARVLASLPDTRPSAADLGGAIARYFAANPLSPPGPTPLQISTAVAGYLATSPPPAGPRGETGQPGQPGKAGEPGSPGAKGEKGDPGDPGRPPTAEEIHSAFAAYLRDNPDALCPRGGTFAQLAVSTGGGGTADVFTCVVTTYPSTPPPGTTPSLPSISRK; encoded by the coding sequence ATGACGCGTCAGGAGCGTGACGACAAGCTCGCCGAGGGTTTGGCGCTTGTGCGTGAAGGCGCGGACGAGTCCGCCGCCGTCACCGCGCGGCGTGAGGTGTGGCGCCACTCTTGGCCGCGGCTGGCCGTGGCGGTAGCGCTGCTGTCGCTGGTGGTCTCCGCCGGTGCGGTGTGGGCCCTGACGGGGCTGTACGACTACCAGGCGAGCACGGATGCGGCGGTGTCGGTTCTGCGCACGCAGGCCAACGAAGCGAAGTCCGCCGGCGACCGCGCCAATGCCGAACTCCGTGCGCGCGGGCAGGCGACCGTCGCGATCCCGCAACCAGGGCAGGCCCCGGACACGGACGTGATCGTCGGAGCCGCCACCGCGCGGGTGTTGGCGTCACTGCCCGATACCCGTCCGAGCGCGGCTGACCTCGGTGGTGCGATCGCCCGGTATTTCGCGGCAAACCCGCTGAGTCCGCCGGGCCCGACGCCGCTGCAGATCTCCACCGCGGTCGCTGGATATCTGGCCACCAGCCCGCCCCCCGCCGGTCCGCGAGGCGAGACCGGGCAGCCAGGCCAACCGGGGAAAGCCGGTGAGCCCGGTTCGCCGGGGGCGAAGGGCGAGAAAGGGGATCCGGGCGACCCCGGCCGCCCACCCACCGCCGAGGAGATTCACTCCGCGTTCGCCGCCTACCTGCGCGACAACCCGGACGCGCTGTGTCCGCGCGGCGGAACGTTTGCGCAACTGGCCGTGTCCACCGGCGGTGGTGGCACGGCGGACGTCTTCACCTGCGTCGTGACCACCTATCCGAGCACCCCGCCGCCCGGCACGACCCCGTCGCTCCCCTCGATTTCCAGAAAGTGA
- a CDS encoding tape measure protein: MASDTSLLFDILGRDGVSSVFREIRREALVTAGVMRSAGEYTAGMAQSNAQSILGLTQTFVKFGAVASASALVAGGALAAVPLAFAGLGALVLKENAVVAQAFSSLGSHVKQQLTSLAAPLVPYFAEIAGQLRGTFDELAPSIGQAFSAVGPYLTTLTDGITGFASQAMPGLLTAITSAGPVFDGLANFLTSLGAGVGQFAANLAPAASAVGQAFSALGPALGDILATVGSVLATLAQAGGPILEALLPVIVSLVDGLAGALIPVIQQLGPVFVQVATALGPLADALVGVFEAAGPAVTEIFTQLGGLLTGSLIPALTQVLQAVTPLVPAFLSLLAPILPLVPAIAEIAAQFASALAPILVQLVPIVSQIMTLISQFAADTLRQLAAAIMPVLPVLGQLASTLGTAILQILQAISPVLGALIGAFVQLLPPLVQLLPPIAELVLALTPIITLVAELAAFLINLLAPALTFLLGHIVQFHAFSLQLLGAVVKFVVDVFGGAWEFVKGLTSRAIDGIAAAISWFGSLPGKISGWFGEVTRWIRIRWDEAVSFVASIPGRIVGALGDLGGLLVGAGRAILDGFLRGLKNAWGAVTDFVGGIASWIAAHKGPLSYDRTILQPAGEAIMRGFHESLVENFGLVQGFVRTIGPSIAASAGGLGGTLGAGYGAAGGGPPGATAAAGGSGGRSLVHIENYHPPANASPGEVAADLDWFSKSGGY; this comes from the coding sequence ATGGCCTCCGATACGTCCCTGCTGTTCGACATCCTCGGCCGTGACGGCGTGTCGAGTGTGTTCCGGGAGATCCGGCGGGAGGCACTCGTCACGGCGGGGGTGATGCGCTCGGCGGGTGAGTACACCGCGGGCATGGCGCAGAGCAACGCGCAGAGCATCCTCGGACTCACTCAGACGTTCGTGAAATTCGGGGCGGTCGCCTCGGCGAGTGCGCTGGTGGCCGGTGGTGCGCTCGCCGCGGTACCGCTCGCGTTCGCCGGTCTCGGCGCCCTGGTGCTCAAGGAAAACGCCGTGGTCGCGCAGGCGTTCAGCTCGCTGGGCTCGCACGTCAAACAGCAGCTGACCAGCCTCGCGGCCCCGTTGGTTCCGTACTTCGCGGAGATCGCCGGGCAGCTGCGAGGGACGTTCGACGAACTGGCGCCGTCGATCGGACAGGCGTTCTCGGCGGTCGGCCCCTACCTGACCACCCTCACCGACGGCATCACCGGTTTCGCGTCGCAGGCCATGCCGGGGCTGCTGACCGCGATCACCTCGGCCGGACCGGTGTTCGACGGACTGGCAAACTTCCTGACCTCACTCGGCGCGGGTGTCGGTCAGTTCGCGGCGAATCTGGCTCCTGCCGCCTCCGCGGTCGGACAGGCGTTCTCGGCGCTCGGCCCCGCGCTCGGCGACATCCTCGCCACGGTCGGTTCCGTCCTCGCGACCCTCGCCCAAGCAGGAGGCCCGATCCTTGAGGCGCTGCTGCCCGTGATCGTGTCCCTCGTGGACGGGCTAGCGGGCGCGCTGATCCCGGTCATTCAGCAGCTCGGCCCCGTCTTTGTCCAGGTCGCTACGGCCCTCGGCCCGCTCGCCGACGCGCTGGTCGGGGTGTTCGAGGCAGCCGGACCGGCCGTGACCGAGATCTTTACGCAGCTCGGCGGGCTGCTCACCGGATCGCTGATCCCGGCGCTGACGCAAGTACTGCAGGCCGTCACGCCGTTGGTGCCCGCGTTCTTGTCGCTGCTGGCGCCGATCCTGCCGTTGGTGCCTGCCATCGCCGAGATCGCCGCGCAGTTCGCTAGCGCGCTCGCGCCGATCCTGGTCCAGCTGGTGCCGATCGTCTCGCAGATCATGACCCTGATCTCGCAGTTCGCGGCCGACACCCTGCGGCAGCTCGCCGCCGCCATCATGCCGGTCCTGCCGGTTCTCGGTCAGCTCGCGTCCACCCTCGGCACAGCGATTCTCCAAATCCTGCAAGCGATATCGCCCGTGCTCGGCGCGCTCATCGGCGCCTTTGTGCAGCTGCTACCACCGCTGGTGCAGCTGCTACCGCCGATCGCCGAACTGGTCCTCGCGCTCACGCCGATCATCACCCTGGTCGCCGAACTCGCCGCGTTCCTGATCAATCTCCTGGCGCCCGCGCTGACGTTCCTGCTCGGGCACATCGTGCAATTCCACGCGTTCAGCCTGCAACTGCTCGGCGCCGTCGTGAAATTCGTCGTCGATGTTTTCGGCGGTGCCTGGGAATTCGTCAAGGGGCTGACCTCCCGCGCCATCGACGGGATCGCCGCGGCCATCTCCTGGTTCGGTTCCTTGCCGGGCAAGATCTCCGGGTGGTTCGGCGAGGTCACCCGCTGGATCCGCATCCGATGGGATGAAGCGGTCAGCTTTGTGGCCAGCATCCCCGGACGAATCGTCGGCGCGCTCGGCGATCTCGGCGGACTGCTGGTCGGTGCCGGACGTGCGATCCTCGACGGTTTCCTGCGGGGTCTCAAGAACGCGTGGGGCGCCGTGACCGATTTCGTGGGCGGCATCGCGTCGTGGATTGCCGCGCACAAGGGCCCATTGTCGTATGACCGGACGATTCTGCAGCCCGCCGGTGAGGCGATCATGCGCGGCTTTCACGAATCCCTGGTCGAGAACTTCGGTCTCGTGCAGGGGTTCGTGCGCACGATCGGCCCGTCGATCGCCGCCAGTGCGGGCGGTCTCGGCGGGACGCTCGGCGCCGGGTACGGCGCGGCCGGTGGCGGCCCGCCCGGCGCGACCGCGGCCGCCGGCGGATCCGGCGGCCGGTCGCTGGTCCACATCGAGAACTACCACCCGCCCGCGAACGCCTCGCCCGGCGAGGTCGCGGCCGATCTCGACTGGTTTTCCAAGAGCGGGGGTTACTGA
- a CDS encoding phage tail tube protein: MPHMVLLASYLSINATDVSEHSSKIELSVEVSDEDATTFRSLGWKEVLGGLKEGSLSATFKQDIAAGELDATMWPLLGTNVPFEVRLSDGVVGPSNPKYTGTVMVKKWAPIAGQVGSVAEVDIEWPTSGQVSRAVS, encoded by the coding sequence ATGCCGCACATGGTGCTGCTCGCGTCGTACCTGTCGATCAACGCGACCGACGTGTCGGAACACTCGAGCAAAATCGAACTCAGTGTCGAGGTGTCCGACGAGGACGCGACGACGTTCCGGTCGCTGGGCTGGAAAGAGGTACTCGGCGGGCTCAAGGAAGGCAGCTTGTCGGCGACGTTCAAACAGGACATCGCCGCCGGTGAGCTCGACGCGACCATGTGGCCGCTGCTGGGCACGAACGTGCCGTTCGAGGTGCGGCTGTCCGACGGCGTGGTCGGCCCGTCCAACCCCAAGTACACCGGCACGGTGATGGTCAAGAAGTGGGCGCCGATCGCCGGACAGGTCGGATCCGTGGCCGAAGTGGACATCGAATGGCCGACGTCGGGACAGGTCTCCCGCGCGGTGTCGTAG